From the Paenibacillus sp. FSL H8-0548 genome, one window contains:
- a CDS encoding sugar ABC transporter substrate-binding protein, which translates to MKRKPSAKLGLIFLLCFGMLLSACSSGNNGSGSTTNGNAGNKEAETGNKPQEQVKISFMGHGSPQEKEIFMKLIKSYETKYPNVKVEYTSVPPAEYNQKLSTLVASGKTPDVFYVSGPQFYKFAEAGTIQNLQPFLETTELFQEDNVWKQALDRYRFDGTQLGQGDLYGLPKDVGPWAMAYNKTMFEEAGVELPPAEVGKWTWDNWLDAAKKLTKDDNGDGKIDIYGGANFTLEGAVWASGGDFIDYGTGKVTIDTPEFTNAMQWVADLRLKHNVTPSPEDEKALNAYSRFVAGKVGMFPMGPWDQPGFWDLPFEWDIAAWPVNPATGKAGTWVGSMGYSVSSKSKHAQEAFNLAAFLALDAEGQKQNYELGQAVPNLIDMAKGEFVAYDKAPANREVFLDIIEDYGHPPVEFGSKDTKWIDTMWQEAGKVWDGRMTAADWAKEMQPKLQELYDKGNK; encoded by the coding sequence ATGAAGAGAAAACCATCAGCAAAGCTTGGACTTATTTTTCTATTATGCTTCGGGATGCTGTTGTCAGCATGCTCATCGGGCAATAATGGCAGCGGCTCGACAACGAACGGCAACGCGGGCAACAAAGAAGCAGAAACGGGAAATAAGCCGCAGGAGCAGGTGAAGATTTCGTTTATGGGCCATGGCAGCCCGCAGGAGAAGGAAATATTCATGAAACTCATTAAATCCTATGAAACGAAATACCCGAACGTAAAGGTTGAATATACAAGCGTGCCTCCGGCGGAATACAACCAAAAGCTGTCCACGCTGGTCGCATCAGGCAAAACGCCGGATGTATTCTACGTATCGGGCCCGCAATTTTATAAATTCGCCGAGGCAGGTACGATTCAGAACCTGCAGCCGTTTCTAGAAACGACCGAGCTGTTCCAAGAGGATAATGTATGGAAGCAGGCGCTCGACCGTTACCGCTTTGACGGCACGCAGCTCGGACAAGGCGATCTGTACGGCCTGCCGAAGGATGTAGGTCCATGGGCAATGGCGTACAACAAAACGATGTTCGAGGAAGCCGGAGTGGAATTGCCGCCGGCCGAGGTTGGCAAATGGACATGGGATAACTGGCTGGACGCAGCGAAGAAGCTGACAAAAGATGATAACGGAGACGGCAAGATCGATATTTACGGCGGGGCAAACTTTACGCTTGAAGGAGCTGTATGGGCAAGCGGGGGAGACTTCATCGACTACGGCACAGGCAAGGTAACCATCGATACCCCTGAATTCACAAACGCGATGCAGTGGGTAGCGGATCTTCGCTTGAAGCACAACGTAACCCCGTCGCCGGAGGACGAGAAAGCACTGAATGCTTATTCTCGTTTCGTGGCAGGCAAAGTAGGCATGTTCCCGATGGGTCCGTGGGATCAACCGGGCTTCTGGGATTTGCCGTTCGAATGGGATATTGCGGCATGGCCGGTAAATCCGGCAACAGGCAAAGCGGGAACCTGGGTGGGGTCGATGGGTTACTCGGTCTCGAGCAAATCGAAGCATGCGCAGGAAGCATTTAACCTCGCCGCATTTCTGGCACTGGACGCGGAGGGCCAGAAGCAAAACTATGAGCTGGGCCAAGCGGTGCCTAACCTGATCGATATGGCCAAAGGCGAGTTTGTGGCCTATGACAAAGCGCCGGCTAACCGAGAGGTGTTCTTGGACATTATCGAGGATTACGGGCATCCGCCAGTGGAATTCGGCTCGAAGGATACGAAATGGATCGATACGATGTGGCAAGAGGCAGGCAAGGTATGGGACGGCAGGATGACGGCAGCTGACTGGGCGAAGGAAATGCAGCCTAAGCTTCAGGAGCTGTATGACAAGGGCAACAAATAA
- a CDS encoding GntR family transcriptional regulator has protein sequence MKNYPLYKQIQADILGQIQTGKLRPGDRVPSEKELAEHYRVSQITSKNALIGLADEGVLVRVQGKGTFVRQDGESTVEAVASSHARDVIGLILPCMKTKVDQKILDSIEKYVTAGGYSLQVRITRESQIEESAAIESMVASGVRGLIVFPTEEERYNDSILRLSLDKFPHVLIDRFLKEIRTYSVSSDNVNGTEQAITHLLESGHEHIALITPEITNTATEERLSGFEKAYMAKKLPIDKDLWCILKIEDISSGKAQPIIEAFMNERPAVSAAFVVNVELTNYTYYAAKRLKKSVPDDIELVCFDQPDFQDVSYLQQNEDEICRVTVDLLHAQLQGEYTPQRIVVPVKFCKK, from the coding sequence GTGAAAAATTATCCCTTATATAAACAAATCCAAGCTGATATTTTAGGACAAATTCAAACAGGCAAGCTGCGTCCCGGAGATCGTGTCCCCTCAGAGAAAGAGCTGGCAGAGCACTATAGGGTCAGCCAAATTACGAGCAAGAATGCTTTGATCGGGCTTGCGGATGAAGGCGTACTCGTTCGTGTGCAGGGCAAAGGGACGTTTGTGAGGCAGGATGGCGAATCCACTGTAGAAGCTGTTGCATCCAGCCATGCGAGAGACGTGATTGGACTCATTTTGCCGTGTATGAAGACCAAGGTGGATCAGAAGATCCTTGATTCCATTGAGAAATACGTGACGGCTGGCGGATACAGCTTGCAGGTCCGTATTACGCGGGAGTCTCAAATTGAAGAGAGTGCGGCAATTGAATCGATGGTCGCTTCCGGCGTAAGGGGACTCATTGTGTTTCCAACGGAAGAGGAACGCTACAATGATAGTATTTTGCGATTGTCGCTCGATAAATTTCCCCATGTACTGATCGACCGATTCCTAAAAGAAATCCGAACGTACAGCGTTAGTTCGGACAATGTGAACGGCACGGAGCAGGCGATTACGCATTTGCTGGAGAGCGGTCACGAGCATATTGCGCTTATTACTCCGGAGATTACGAATACGGCGACCGAGGAGCGGTTGAGCGGTTTCGAGAAAGCCTATATGGCCAAGAAGCTTCCGATTGATAAGGATTTGTGGTGCATATTAAAAATCGAGGATATATCAAGCGGCAAGGCGCAGCCTATTATAGAAGCCTTCATGAACGAAAGGCCTGCGGTTTCTGCTGCTTTCGTAGTAAATGTGGAGTTGACCAACTATACTTACTATGCTGCCAAACGGTTGAAAAAATCAGTGCCGGACGACATCGAACTTGTCTGCTTCGACCAGCCGGATTTTCAGGATGTATCCTATTTGCAGCAAAATGAAGATGAAATCTGCAGGGTTACGGTTGATTTGCTGCATGCGCAGCTGCAAGGCGAATATACGCCGCAGCGGATCGTCGTACCCGTGAAGTTTTGTAAAAAATAA
- a CDS encoding sugar ABC transporter substrate-binding protein: MKRKPSAKLGLIFLLCFGMLLSACSSGNNGSGSTTNGNAGNKEAETGNKPQEQVKISFMGHGSPQEKEIFMKLIKSYETKYPNVKVEYTSVPPAEYNQKLSTLVASGKTPDVFYVSGPQFYKFAEAGTIQNLQPFLETTELFQEDNVWKQALDRYRFDGTQLGQGDLYGLPKDVGPWAMAYNKTMFEEAGVELPPAEVGKWTWDNWLDAAKKLTKDDNGDGKIDIYGGANFTLEGAVWASGGDFIDYGTGKVTIDTPEFTNAMQWVADLRLKHNVTPSPEDEKALNAYSRFVAGKVGMFPMGPWDQPGFWDLPFEWDIAAWPVNPATGKAGTWVGSMGYSVSSKSKHAQEAFNLAAFLALDAEGQKQNYELGQAVPNLIDMAKGEFVAYDKAPANREVFLDIIEDYGHPPVEFASKDTKWIDTMWQEAGKVWDGRMTAADWAKEMQPKLQELYDKGNK, translated from the coding sequence ATGAAGAGAAAACCATCGGCAAAGCTTGGACTTATTTTTCTATTATGCTTCGGGATGCTGTTGTCAGCATGCTCATCGGGCAATAATGGCAGCGGCTCGACAACGAACGGCAACGCGGGCAACAAAGAAGCAGAAACGGGAAATAAGCCGCAGGAGCAGGTGAAGATTTCGTTTATGGGCCATGGCAGCCCGCAGGAGAAGGAAATATTCATGAAACTCATTAAATCCTATGAAACGAAATACCCGAACGTAAAGGTTGAATATACAAGCGTGCCTCCGGCGGAATACAACCAAAAGCTGTCCACGCTGGTCGCATCAGGCAAAACGCCGGATGTATTCTACGTATCGGGTCCGCAATTTTATAAATTCGCTGAGGCAGGTACGATTCAGAACCTGCAGCCGTTTCTAGAAACGACCGAGCTGTTCCAAGAGGATAATGTATGGAAGCAGGCGCTCGACCGTTACCGCTTTGACGGCACGCAGCTCGGACAAGGCGATCTGTACGGCCTGCCGAAGGATGTAGGTCCATGGGCAATGGCGTACAACAAAACGATGTTCGAGGAAGCCGGAGTGGAATTGCCGCCGGCCGAGGTTGGCAAATGGACATGGGATAACTGGCTGGACGCAGCGAAGAAGCTGACAAAAGATGATAACGGAGACGGCAAGATCGATATTTACGGCGGGGCAAACTTTACGCTTGAAGGAGCTGTATGGGCAAGCGGGGGAGACTTCATCGACTACGGCACAGGCAAGGTAACCATCGATACCCCTGAATTCACAAACGCGATGCAGTGGGTAGCGGATCTTCGCTTGAAGCACAACGTAACCCCGTCGCCGGAGGACGAGAAAGCGCTGAATGCTTATTCTCGTTTCGTGGCAGGCAAAGTAGGCATGTTCCCGATGGGTCCGTGGGATCAACCGGGCTTCTGGGATTTGCCGTTCGAATGGGATATTGCGGCATGGCCGGTAAATCCAGCAACAGGAAAAGCGGGAACATGGGTGGGGTCGATGGGCTACTCGGTCTCGAGCAAATCGAAGCATGCGCAGGAAGCGTTTAACCTCGCTGCATTCCTGGCACTGGACGCGGAGGGCCAGAAGCAAAACTATGAGCTGGGCCAAGCGGTGCCTAACCTGATCGATATGGCCAAAGGTGAGTTTGTGGCTTATGACAAAGCGCCGGCTAACCGCGAGGTGTTCTTGGACATTATCGAGGATTACGGGCATCCGCCGGTGGAATTCGCCTCGAAGGATACGAAATGGATCGATACGATGTGGCAAGAGGCAGGCAAGGTATGGGACGGCAGGATGACGGCAGCCGACTGGGCGAAGGAAATGCAGCCTAAGCTTCAGGAGCTGTATGACAAGGGCAATAAATAA
- a CDS encoding sugar ABC transporter permease: MKKRKPSYIRKEYIWAYLFVAAPVLGFLIFGVAPLLYSAWLSFTSWDLVTPPEFVGFENYVEVFHDEKVYKSLYNTVFMMLGIPIGMVVALLLAIMMNRPLKGISYLRTIYYLPVISPIIAVSLLWQWILNQDFGLLNQTMWSWFGIEGPNWLGDASWIKPSMILMGVWGGVGGTMVLYLAGLQSISSTYYEAAEVDGANAFQKLWLITIPLLTNIHFFVIVMGVIGAFQSFSQIYVLAGDGGPEYSAATVVFYIFENAFKYFNMGYASAVAWVLGVIIFIVTLIQFRLSKKWVYND, from the coding sequence ATGAAAAAAAGAAAACCTAGTTATATCCGCAAAGAATACATTTGGGCCTATCTATTTGTGGCAGCGCCGGTACTTGGCTTTCTCATCTTTGGAGTCGCGCCGCTTCTCTACTCGGCCTGGCTGAGCTTCACCTCTTGGGATCTCGTTACACCGCCTGAATTTGTTGGCTTTGAGAATTATGTGGAGGTTTTCCACGACGAGAAGGTGTACAAATCTCTCTATAACACGGTGTTTATGATGCTTGGCATTCCGATTGGGATGGTAGTCGCGCTGCTACTGGCGATTATGATGAACCGGCCGCTCAAGGGCATATCCTATCTTCGGACGATTTATTATTTGCCGGTTATTTCCCCGATCATTGCCGTTTCGCTGCTGTGGCAGTGGATTTTGAATCAAGATTTTGGACTGCTCAATCAAACGATGTGGAGCTGGTTTGGCATCGAAGGACCTAACTGGCTCGGTGATGCGAGCTGGATTAAACCTTCCATGATTCTTATGGGCGTATGGGGCGGCGTTGGCGGTACGATGGTGCTTTACTTGGCTGGATTACAGTCCATCTCATCTACGTATTACGAAGCTGCTGAAGTAGACGGCGCAAATGCGTTCCAGAAGCTGTGGTTGATTACGATTCCGCTGCTCACGAATATTCATTTCTTCGTAATCGTTATGGGCGTCATCGGCGCATTCCAGTCGTTTAGCCAGATCTACGTCTTGGCAGGCGACGGAGGTCCGGAGTACAGTGCGGCGACCGTAGTATTTTATATTTTTGAAAATGCGTTCAAGTACTTCAATATGGGCTATGCCAGCGCAGTTGCTTGGGTTCTTGGCGTTATTATTTTCATCGTTACACTCATTCAGTTCCGACTGTCGAAGAAATGGGTGTACAATGATTGA
- a CDS encoding carbohydrate ABC transporter permease, with protein sequence MLQKRMTNLWVALILCIGSVVMLAPFVWTISTSLKDQRNVFEIPPKWIPDPATFKNYVTAWNDSPLLSGFMNSMIIVVFVLVIGIFVSTMAAYAFAKIDFPFKDAIFLSLLGTMMIPFSVVMIPQFIGFSRINWTDTLLPLIVPGLFGNIVVIFFLRQYLAGGLPNELVEAAKLDGSGFFRTFWTIALPVAKPAIAAQAALSFMGIWNDFMGPLIYLSSPQKQTIQVLIASMQSQYMGSSNYPVILAASIISMIPVILVFFFCQRYFIESMAISGLKG encoded by the coding sequence ATGCTGCAAAAAAGAATGACAAACCTTTGGGTGGCATTAATCCTCTGTATCGGCTCGGTTGTCATGCTGGCACCGTTCGTATGGACGATTTCCACTTCATTAAAAGATCAACGAAACGTGTTCGAAATTCCGCCAAAGTGGATTCCTGATCCTGCTACATTCAAAAACTATGTAACGGCTTGGAACGATTCTCCATTGCTTAGCGGCTTTATGAACAGCATGATTATCGTCGTATTTGTTCTCGTAATTGGAATTTTTGTATCTACGATGGCGGCTTATGCTTTTGCTAAAATCGATTTTCCATTTAAGGATGCGATTTTCCTATCCTTGCTTGGAACGATGATGATTCCTTTCTCGGTCGTTATGATTCCACAATTTATTGGCTTCTCGAGGATCAACTGGACAGACACGCTGCTGCCGCTCATTGTACCTGGCCTATTCGGGAACATTGTCGTTATTTTCTTCCTGAGGCAGTATTTGGCGGGCGGTCTACCAAATGAGCTGGTCGAAGCAGCCAAGCTGGACGGCAGCGGATTCTTCCGTACCTTCTGGACGATCGCATTGCCAGTTGCCAAACCGGCGATTGCGGCTCAAGCAGCATTAAGCTTCATGGGCATCTGGAATGATTTTATGGGTCCGCTTATTTACTTAAGCTCACCGCAGAAGCAAACGATTCAAGTTTTGATTGCTTCAATGCAATCACAATATATGGGCTCCTCTAACTATCCGGTTATTTTGGCGGCGTCGATTATTTCCATGATTCCCGTAATTCTCGTATTTTTCTTCTGCCAGCGCTATTTTATCGAATCCATGGCGATCAGCGGATTAAAGGGTTAA
- a CDS encoding family 43 glycosylhydrolase, whose protein sequence is MKAVALLAAALALMLSGCESSPDEKEITLLKEDAKVYTNSFKLDQEWEDYGIGDPFIMRYNGRFFLYCSTKDFRSGIKAWSSDNLVDWSYEGLVTEDPITTGAYAPEVFYWNGSFYLYTSPAGQGHYVLQSDSPTGPFVVKTENLGNSIDGSVFIDDDGKWYFTNAGTQGIVAHEMPDPFTIDIGVTTNAFLGHWTEGSMIWKRNDLYYMTYTGNHVFSNGYRVNYAVSTEGPFGDYALPANNPIVIGVKDEFKGLGHSATVLGPDMDSYYLTYHNLVGHSAEGPPVRELNIDRLAYNGDKLVVFGPTHDHKQPAPAMPALYGWLSEGIAAEQWDKTETAKGETVLSKLATEATFIAEYNFRLDGADAAAGNGMVEAVFSYTDASNYSAVILLPSKHELHYITVKNGSEQHGGYAALPSDFDYSKLHTIRVERRDDQVLVFFDGMKKLEEETAGPGEGKIGYFATNVKPIYEYTAFANDAGGSSDFEAYKPVPGMIEAVHYLKEAERGFHVEQKSSEISAYRAADGVPIQKSDDGSYSVTLQQSGDWLKYKLNAKADAKYGIGLALRKPEKDIVLEWSIDGGDPVKTKINADDPAFTEDTAKLRIGTLDISAGFHELKLELKSGAAVIQSFELFTAEQLEEQQSFEQLPVQSGFGLFGEDDHAYTGSGTEDDRLFAGSDAWDDYTFSVGVKLNADTDIGGLFIRETNESYHPAQVRDAAMGYYIGISSSQLTLHRLNYDSELITSETVELEPGRVYTLKAAAKGGTIQVFLNDDPKPLIQYTDPQPFLYGKVGIHAERSTLSFYDLIVKPLKK, encoded by the coding sequence ATGAAAGCTGTCGCACTCCTTGCCGCAGCATTGGCGCTCATGCTGAGCGGTTGTGAATCCAGCCCGGATGAGAAAGAGATCACCCTGTTAAAGGAGGATGCAAAAGTGTATACGAACTCGTTTAAGCTGGACCAAGAGTGGGAGGATTACGGAATCGGCGATCCTTTCATCATGCGTTACAATGGAAGGTTTTTCTTATACTGCAGTACAAAGGACTTTCGATCCGGCATCAAAGCATGGAGCTCCGACAACCTCGTGGATTGGAGTTATGAAGGGCTGGTTACAGAGGATCCGATCACGACAGGCGCTTATGCTCCCGAAGTCTTTTATTGGAACGGAAGCTTCTACTTATATACATCGCCCGCCGGACAAGGACATTATGTGCTGCAGAGTGATAGCCCAACGGGTCCGTTCGTTGTCAAAACAGAAAATCTAGGAAATTCCATTGATGGCTCCGTATTTATCGATGATGACGGAAAATGGTATTTCACGAATGCGGGTACGCAGGGCATTGTCGCCCATGAGATGCCTGATCCCTTTACAATTGATATCGGCGTAACGACTAACGCCTTTCTGGGGCATTGGACGGAAGGCTCGATGATCTGGAAGCGAAACGACTTGTATTATATGACGTATACCGGAAATCATGTATTCAGCAATGGCTATCGCGTTAACTATGCCGTGTCGACAGAAGGCCCTTTCGGCGATTATGCCTTGCCTGCGAACAATCCGATTGTCATCGGCGTGAAGGATGAATTTAAGGGGCTTGGGCATAGCGCGACGGTGCTTGGCCCGGATATGGATTCCTATTATTTGACCTATCATAATTTGGTCGGGCATTCCGCAGAAGGCCCCCCGGTACGCGAGCTCAATATTGACCGGCTTGCTTATAATGGCGATAAGCTGGTTGTATTTGGCCCCACGCATGACCATAAGCAGCCTGCGCCTGCCATGCCAGCCTTATATGGCTGGTTGTCAGAAGGGATCGCGGCTGAACAGTGGGACAAGACAGAGACGGCAAAAGGCGAGACGGTGCTCAGCAAACTGGCGACAGAAGCGACGTTTATTGCGGAATATAATTTCCGTTTGGACGGAGCAGACGCAGCAGCGGGTAACGGGATGGTTGAAGCGGTATTTTCATATACAGACGCCTCTAATTATTCAGCGGTTATCCTGCTGCCATCGAAACATGAGCTTCACTATATTACTGTAAAAAATGGTTCCGAGCAGCATGGCGGTTATGCCGCGCTTCCTTCTGACTTTGATTACTCGAAGCTGCATACGATACGGGTAGAGCGGCGTGACGACCAAGTTCTTGTTTTCTTTGACGGGATGAAGAAGCTGGAGGAAGAAACGGCTGGTCCAGGCGAAGGGAAAATCGGGTATTTTGCAACGAATGTGAAGCCGATTTATGAATATACGGCGTTCGCGAATGATGCAGGCGGCAGCAGTGATTTTGAGGCTTATAAGCCGGTACCTGGCATGATTGAAGCGGTTCATTATTTGAAGGAAGCGGAGCGAGGCTTCCACGTAGAGCAGAAGTCATCAGAAATAAGCGCATACCGGGCGGCAGACGGCGTACCCATCCAAAAAAGCGATGACGGCAGCTACTCCGTAACGCTGCAGCAGTCCGGAGACTGGTTAAAATACAAGCTCAATGCGAAGGCTGATGCGAAGTATGGAATCGGTCTAGCTCTCCGGAAGCCAGAGAAGGATATCGTGCTGGAATGGTCCATTGACGGAGGAGATCCGGTAAAAACGAAGATTAACGCTGATGATCCGGCCTTTACGGAAGACACAGCCAAGCTTCGAATCGGAACACTGGATATTTCCGCCGGCTTTCATGAACTGAAGCTTGAATTAAAAAGCGGCGCGGCTGTTATTCAATCCTTTGAACTGTTTACTGCCGAGCAGCTGGAAGAGCAGCAATCATTCGAGCAATTGCCTGTTCAATCGGGTTTTGGTTTATTTGGAGAGGACGACCATGCTTATACCGGCAGCGGGACAGAGGATGACCGCTTGTTTGCGGGCAGCGACGCATGGGATGACTATACGTTTTCGGTTGGCGTGAAGCTGAATGCGGATACGGATATTGGCGGTCTATTTATACGCGAGACGAATGAATCGTATCATCCCGCTCAAGTCAGAGATGCGGCGATGGGCTATTATATTGGCATTTCTTCTTCGCAGCTGACCTTGCATCGTTTGAACTATGATTCCGAGCTTATAACCAGTGAAACCGTAGAGCTGGAACCGGGACGCGTTTATACGCTGAAGGCAGCAGCAAAAGGCGGGACTATTCAAGTGTTTCTAAATGATGATCCGAAGCCGCTAATTCAGTACACGGATCCGCAACCATTTTTATATGGCAAGGTAGGCATTCATGCTGAACGCTCAACCCTATCATTCTACGATTTAATTGTGAAACCGTTGAAAAAATAA
- a CDS encoding glycoside hydrolase family 2 has protein sequence MIEPSRNEYPRPQFERTSWLNLNGEWEFAYDDTNVGCDNRWYEGENFDRKIQVPFCYQSELSGIHEQAFHDIVWYRKNVELPSEYAGKRIILHFGAVDYEAKVWVNGHLVASHEGGHTPFQADVTAALQVSGKNIIVVRAQDYSKDVTLPRGKQYWKEKSEQVFYTRTTGIWQTVWIEAVNAAHVEHVRLTPDIDSNKIHIRSYIKGTELYNSLRLSIKISFEGELIAEDVIRVMAQEEEVSIKLHDFNDHGLGRWWSPEKPHLYDVEFRLLDGEEELDQVKSYFGMRKISIEDGVICLNNRPYYMKLILDQGYFPGGVLTAPSDEMLRTDVGLTKQMGFNGARKHQKIEDPRYLYWCDKLGLLVWGEMANAYQFSEQYVGRITKEWQEAVQRDYNHPCIVVWVPLNESWGTPNILIDKRQQHHASTLYYLTKSLDDTRPVISNDGWEHVKSDIYTVHDYECREEVLARRYATPELAIKSDPQGRKIMIPGFSYHGEPVQLSEFGGISYIQGSSEGWGYSSAKDNQDFLNRLTAVMRPVIAAGGLQGYCYTQLTDVEQEKNGLLTFDRVPKLPIETYRELVAGATPISTDGLE, from the coding sequence ATGATTGAACCATCACGAAATGAATATCCTAGACCGCAGTTTGAACGGACTTCCTGGCTCAATTTAAACGGGGAGTGGGAATTTGCCTACGATGATACGAATGTTGGCTGCGACAATAGATGGTATGAGGGAGAAAATTTTGACCGTAAGATTCAAGTGCCGTTTTGTTATCAAAGCGAGCTGAGCGGCATTCATGAACAAGCCTTTCACGATATTGTATGGTACCGTAAAAATGTCGAGCTGCCCTCTGAATATGCCGGAAAACGTATTATCCTTCATTTTGGCGCTGTCGATTACGAGGCTAAGGTATGGGTGAACGGGCATTTGGTTGCATCCCATGAGGGCGGCCATACCCCTTTTCAAGCCGATGTTACAGCAGCCCTTCAGGTTAGCGGGAAAAACATCATCGTTGTGCGTGCACAGGATTACAGCAAGGATGTCACGCTGCCTAGAGGCAAGCAGTACTGGAAGGAGAAGTCGGAACAGGTCTTCTATACACGGACGACGGGCATATGGCAAACGGTATGGATCGAGGCGGTAAATGCTGCGCATGTGGAACACGTGAGACTGACGCCGGATATCGATTCCAATAAAATTCATATTCGCAGTTATATTAAGGGCACGGAATTATACAATAGCTTACGGCTCAGCATAAAAATATCGTTTGAGGGCGAGCTGATAGCCGAGGATGTCATTCGTGTCATGGCGCAGGAAGAGGAAGTTTCCATTAAGCTGCATGACTTTAACGATCACGGCCTTGGACGCTGGTGGTCGCCGGAGAAGCCGCATCTCTATGACGTCGAATTTAGGCTGCTGGACGGCGAAGAAGAACTTGATCAAGTGAAAAGCTACTTCGGTATGCGGAAAATATCGATAGAAGATGGCGTTATATGTTTAAATAACCGTCCCTATTATATGAAGCTAATTTTGGATCAAGGTTATTTCCCAGGCGGCGTGCTTACGGCTCCGAGCGATGAAATGCTGCGTACCGACGTGGGATTGACGAAGCAGATGGGGTTCAACGGCGCGAGGAAGCATCAGAAAATTGAAGATCCGCGTTATTTGTACTGGTGCGATAAGCTTGGATTGCTTGTGTGGGGAGAAATGGCCAATGCCTATCAATTCTCGGAGCAATATGTAGGCCGAATTACGAAGGAGTGGCAGGAAGCGGTTCAACGTGATTATAACCATCCTTGTATCGTCGTCTGGGTTCCACTGAATGAGAGCTGGGGAACGCCCAATATTTTAATAGACAAAAGACAGCAGCACCATGCTTCCACGCTCTATTATTTAACCAAATCGCTGGATGACACTAGACCGGTTATTTCGAATGACGGCTGGGAGCATGTAAAATCGGATATTTATACGGTTCATGATTATGAATGCCGGGAAGAAGTATTAGCGCGCAGATATGCAACGCCCGAGTTAGCCATTAAGAGTGATCCACAAGGCAGAAAAATTATGATTCCTGGATTCTCTTATCATGGCGAGCCGGTACAGCTATCGGAATTCGGAGGTATTTCGTACATTCAGGGCAGCAGTGAAGGCTGGGGTTACTCATCGGCGAAAGATAATCAGGACTTCTTGAACCGTTTGACCGCGGTGATGCGTCCGGTTATCGCTGCCGGCGGATTGCAGGGCTATTGCTATACGCAGTTGACCGATGTCGAGCAGGAGAAAAACGGCCTGCTAACATTCGATCGCGTGCCTAAGCTTCCGATTGAAACCTATCGCGAGCTAGTAGCGGGAGCGACTCCGATATCAACCGACGGATTGGAATAG
- a CDS encoding glycoside hydrolase family 43 protein encodes MDKTFVNPILTGGADPWMMKHTDGKYYLMVTKRSHLELRSATSMTGIAEGRHEVIYTPPASGPGCQNLWAPELHVINGKWYIYFTANDGGGDDTRRVYVLENEHHDPFEGTWVERGAVNTQLPGLDGTVFHHKGMLYFLYAGYGHFPDYGSAIYIARMENPWTIATKETMLTKPEFEWEKQGGMAINEGPVVMQRNGKLFLVYSASTTWADDYGLGMLIADEACEPTDAAAWTKLPMPVFSKSPERNVFAPGHNSFTVSPDGTEDWIVYHALSESGAPTATRSTRIQAFSWNESGYPDFGVPVAVDAKIPLPSGE; translated from the coding sequence ATGGATAAAACATTTGTGAATCCTATTTTGACGGGCGGAGCAGATCCGTGGATGATGAAGCATACAGACGGTAAATATTATTTAATGGTAACCAAAAGAAGCCATTTGGAATTAAGATCGGCTACTTCAATGACCGGAATTGCTGAAGGACGGCATGAGGTTATCTATACACCGCCTGCCTCGGGTCCCGGATGTCAGAATCTATGGGCGCCGGAATTGCATGTGATCAACGGCAAATGGTATATATATTTCACCGCTAATGATGGCGGAGGAGATGATACAAGGCGAGTCTATGTGCTTGAGAACGAGCATCATGATCCATTTGAAGGAACGTGGGTAGAGCGCGGCGCCGTAAATACGCAATTGCCGGGATTGGATGGAACGGTGTTTCACCATAAAGGGATGCTGTATTTCTTGTATGCCGGCTATGGGCATTTTCCCGATTACGGTTCTGCTATCTATATCGCTAGAATGGAAAATCCTTGGACGATTGCTACCAAGGAAACCATGCTTACGAAGCCTGAGTTTGAATGGGAGAAGCAGGGCGGCATGGCTATTAACGAAGGACCGGTTGTTATGCAGAGGAATGGCAAGCTGTTTCTCGTGTACTCTGCCAGCACGACATGGGCGGATGACTATGGATTAGGCATGTTAATCGCAGACGAAGCATGCGAGCCGACCGATGCCGCTGCTTGGACGAAGCTTCCGATGCCGGTTTTCAGCAAATCGCCGGAACGAAACGTGTTTGCGCCAGGACATAACAGCTTCACCGTATCGCCTGACGGGACAGAGGACTGGATTGTTTATCATGCCCTTTCTGAATCAGGCGCGCCTACGGCAACACGAAGCACGAGAATTCAAGCTTTTAGCTGGAATGAGTCAGGTTATCCGGATTTTGGCGTCCCAGTTGCTGTTGATGCAAAGATCCCTTTGCCATCCGGTGAGTAG